The Pantoea cypripedii genomic interval TAGATAATATCCGAGTTGTTACACCCAAGCAGCATGTTGGAATTCACTCAGAAAAATAAGGGATATTCATGGAACGCAAGGCGAAGTTAGAAGAATATACGGAATCCGAGTTTCTTAATTTAATTGAAGAAATTTTCTCAGCAGAAGGAGGAGAGGAGTATCAGGATGCTCTAATTGATCATGTATGTGAAACTTCAGAATATCCCAACTGCAATGATCTTATTTTCTGGAGTGATGATGACTTGACCCCAAAAGGAATTGTTGACGAAATAAAATCATGGCGTGCAGCGAATAATAAGCCAGGATTTAAATCCTGACTTGTAAATTAATTCGCTAAAACCTCGGAAGGTATGGCCGGAATGTAACGTGCATCCGGCCATTTTAATTCCAGCCATTTCTCTGGTGATCAGATCGCGAATCACTGGCTGGTTGTCAACTCTCTGCTCGCTGCCGGGAAACCATGATTTCCGGCACGCATCGCGATGATAAACGCCGCCAGCAATAAAACGATCAACGCCCAGGGAAAGGATCGGGTACCGACATGTTCCAGCAATAATCCCCCCACCAGACCACCCAGCGCGATAGCGCCGTTCCA includes:
- a CDS encoding bacteriocin immunity protein; this encodes MERKAKLEEYTESEFLNLIEEIFSAEGGEEYQDALIDHVCETSEYPNCNDLIFWSDDDLTPKGIVDEIKSWRAANNKPGFKS